Proteins encoded together in one Thermococcus celericrescens window:
- a CDS encoding ABC transporter ATP-binding protein → MITAENLSKRFGKLVALDSVSVEIGKGFTLILGPNGGGKSTFLNLCAGLYRPSSGRIEVLGEAPWSNEGVKSRLGVSFDPPSLPKHRAGREWLDYIARFKGADESDVLESAEMFSVTGFLDRRIGEYSAGMLKRLSLAQAFIGKPELVLLDEPLANLDFKGIKEVSETLGKLANEGLNIVAVSHIWRPLIGFADEVVVIAAGKVVLKGSPKEVITQIEEI, encoded by the coding sequence ATGATCACTGCAGAAAACCTGAGCAAGCGTTTTGGAAAGCTCGTGGCCCTTGACTCGGTCAGTGTAGAGATCGGGAAGGGATTCACCCTTATCCTCGGCCCGAATGGCGGGGGCAAGAGCACTTTCCTGAACCTGTGCGCGGGCCTCTACAGGCCAAGCTCGGGGAGGATTGAGGTTCTCGGCGAGGCTCCGTGGAGCAACGAGGGGGTCAAGTCCAGGCTCGGCGTCTCCTTTGACCCGCCGTCACTCCCAAAGCACAGGGCCGGGCGGGAGTGGCTTGATTACATTGCAAGGTTCAAGGGAGCCGATGAGAGCGACGTTCTGGAAAGTGCTGAAATGTTCTCGGTTACGGGTTTTCTTGACAGGCGGATTGGCGAGTACTCCGCGGGTATGCTGAAGCGGCTTTCTTTGGCTCAAGCCTTCATCGGAAAACCCGAGTTAGTCCTTTTGGATGAGCCCCTTGCAAACCTCGACTTCAAAGGAATAAAGGAGGTCTCGGAGACGCTCGGAAAGCTCGCGAATGAGGGGTTGAACATCGTGGCAGTATCCCACATATGGCGTCCCCTTATCGGCTTTGCTGATGAGGTGGTGGTCATAGCCGCTGGAAAGGTGGTTCTGAAGGGCAGCCCCAAGGAGGTCATCACTCAGATTGAGGAGATATGA
- a CDS encoding DmpA family aminopeptidase, whose product MKAPELGIKIGLHPHGKRNSIADLGVKVGHSTIIEGDDIRTGVTVLLPPVKNPYRERLFASTFVMNGFSKPIGFVQVDELGYIETPIALTNTLSVYTVASAVVKHMIGLNPELRSVSPLVMECNDSYLNNIRKLAVGEEHYFEALGNAELDFEEGSVGAGTGMSAFEFKGGMGSSSRVVEIGGEEYTVASLVLANFGRREDLTIAGIPVGLELKDYPGRGTSGRGSISIVVATNAPLTARQLGRLGKRAVVGLARTGGYAYHGSGDVVLAFSTAQTVPLDKEAHLLSFLPDNTLSRLFRAAAEATEEAIINALLQARTIEGNGRVRYALPPEQVLRILKNYGMTGPGLISPQSE is encoded by the coding sequence ATGAAGGCTCCCGAGCTGGGGATAAAGATCGGGCTTCACCCTCACGGAAAAAGGAACTCAATAGCGGATTTGGGCGTTAAAGTCGGCCACTCGACGATAATCGAGGGGGATGACATCAGAACCGGGGTTACCGTTCTGCTTCCTCCCGTCAAGAACCCCTACAGAGAGAGGCTTTTTGCCTCGACTTTTGTCATGAACGGCTTCTCCAAGCCGATAGGCTTCGTTCAGGTTGATGAGCTGGGCTACATTGAGACACCCATAGCGTTAACCAACACGCTGAGCGTCTACACCGTTGCGAGCGCGGTGGTTAAGCACATGATCGGGCTGAATCCGGAGCTTAGGAGCGTCTCTCCTCTCGTGATGGAGTGCAACGACTCCTACCTGAACAACATAAGGAAGCTCGCCGTGGGGGAGGAGCACTACTTTGAGGCACTCGGAAACGCGGAACTCGACTTTGAGGAAGGCTCGGTTGGAGCTGGCACTGGAATGAGCGCCTTCGAGTTCAAGGGCGGGATGGGGTCATCGTCGAGGGTCGTTGAAATCGGTGGCGAGGAGTATACGGTTGCTTCCCTCGTTTTAGCGAACTTCGGCAGGAGGGAGGACCTGACGATCGCCGGCATCCCCGTTGGCCTTGAGCTGAAAGACTACCCAGGCAGGGGAACCTCTGGAAGGGGGAGCATCTCTATTGTCGTTGCCACGAACGCGCCCCTGACCGCGAGGCAGCTCGGGAGGCTGGGAAAGAGGGCGGTGGTTGGGCTCGCGAGAACCGGCGGCTACGCCTACCACGGGAGCGGTGACGTAGTGCTGGCCTTCTCCACCGCCCAGACAGTCCCGCTGGATAAGGAAGCCCATCTACTCAGCTTCCTGCCGGACAACACTCTGAGCCGGCTCTTTAGAGCGGCGGCCGAGGCCACGGAAGAGGCTATAATCAACGCACTCCTTCAGGCCAGAACCATCGAGGGAAACGGGCGTGTGAGGTACGCACTGCCCCCTGAGCAGGTTTTGAGGATACTCAAAAATTATGGAATGACTGGGCCAGGCCTCATATCTCCTCAATCTGAGTGA
- a CDS encoding ABC transporter permease, with the protein MESRLSKLFLLIPLMFLVIFFYVPLVSILKTGLWENGLTLKHISAVLANDYHRRVILFTIGQAIASTLLTLALGLPGAYIFAKYDFPGKGTIKAVLTVPFVMPSVMVALGYILLFGKSGFITGLIGRDLGIIYSWKGILLAHAFYNFPIVIRMVSSLWQRVNPHYEEAAMALGARGWTLFWRVTLPMISPAIFASAMLTFVFCFLSFSIPLIIGGYQYATIEVDIFTSIMVLLDFKTGSALAIIQILLSMGFMYLYLRALDAYAKREEQRVFRKPRPFTRRDWLSLKGLLVGVYSLIVFVFIVSPLLAVIYDSLRFNDAWSLEWYRRIFSTEYNPMFGATTLDAVRNSLTFGLATIFLSVLVALPIAYALHRWNFKGKRLFDVLVMLPLASSAITLGLGYIRVFHTTPLYFTAWIIIAAHTVIAYPFVLRAVSTSLKKIRPNLWEAALSLGAKEWKAFLRVELPLALGGVIVGAIFAFAISIAELGATYMLAKPEYTTMTVAIYKFLGARQFGSASALAVLLMAVSTLSFMIIERIGEEVW; encoded by the coding sequence ATGGAGTCAAGGCTCTCGAAGCTCTTCCTGCTCATCCCTCTGATGTTCCTGGTCATCTTCTTCTACGTCCCGTTAGTTAGTATTCTAAAAACCGGCCTCTGGGAGAACGGCCTCACCCTTAAACACATCTCCGCCGTTCTGGCCAACGACTACCACAGACGCGTTATCCTCTTCACGATAGGGCAGGCGATAGCTTCAACCCTCCTTACCCTAGCACTCGGCCTTCCCGGGGCGTACATATTCGCCAAGTACGACTTTCCGGGAAAGGGCACCATAAAGGCAGTTTTAACCGTCCCCTTCGTCATGCCCAGTGTGATGGTCGCGTTGGGCTACATACTCCTCTTCGGAAAGAGCGGCTTCATAACCGGGCTCATCGGCCGCGATCTGGGCATAATCTACTCCTGGAAGGGCATCCTTCTTGCTCACGCCTTCTACAACTTTCCGATAGTTATACGCATGGTCTCGTCGCTGTGGCAGCGCGTGAATCCCCACTACGAGGAGGCGGCGATGGCGCTGGGGGCGAGGGGCTGGACGCTCTTCTGGCGCGTTACCCTGCCGATGATATCCCCGGCAATTTTTGCCTCGGCGATGCTCACCTTCGTGTTCTGCTTCCTGAGCTTCTCGATTCCCCTCATAATCGGCGGCTACCAGTACGCCACAATAGAGGTGGACATCTTCACCTCGATAATGGTGCTCCTCGACTTCAAGACCGGCTCAGCTTTGGCCATAATCCAGATACTCCTCAGCATGGGCTTCATGTATCTCTACCTGAGGGCGCTCGATGCCTACGCCAAGCGCGAGGAGCAGCGCGTATTTAGAAAGCCTCGTCCCTTCACGAGGCGCGACTGGCTGAGCCTCAAAGGACTGCTCGTTGGAGTCTACTCCCTAATCGTCTTCGTCTTCATAGTTTCTCCCCTCTTGGCGGTCATCTACGACTCCCTGCGCTTCAACGATGCCTGGAGCCTCGAATGGTACCGGAGAATATTCTCGACGGAGTACAATCCGATGTTCGGGGCAACGACGCTCGACGCGGTCAGAAACTCACTCACCTTCGGTCTGGCGACGATATTCCTATCTGTTCTCGTGGCACTTCCCATAGCCTACGCGCTTCACCGCTGGAACTTCAAGGGGAAGAGGCTCTTCGACGTCCTGGTGATGCTCCCGCTGGCGAGTTCGGCCATAACCCTCGGTCTGGGATACATAAGGGTCTTCCATACCACGCCCCTGTACTTCACCGCCTGGATAATAATAGCCGCCCACACGGTTATAGCCTACCCCTTCGTGCTCCGCGCCGTTTCCACCTCCCTGAAGAAGATAAGACCGAACCTCTGGGAGGCGGCGCTGAGCCTGGGAGCCAAAGAGTGGAAGGCCTTCCTGAGGGTGGAGCTTCCGCTGGCGCTCGGTGGGGTCATCGTCGGCGCGATATTCGCCTTCGCCATAAGCATAGCCGAGCTGGGAGCGACCTACATGCTGGCCAAACCGGAGTACACCACGATGACCGTGGCCATATACAAGTTTCTCGGGGCGAGGCAGTTCGGCTCAGCCTCGGCCCTGGCGGTTCTTCTTATGGCGGTCTCAACGCTCAGCTTCATGATAATCGAGAGGATAGGTGAGGAGGTATGGTGA